Proteins encoded within one genomic window of Dyadobacter chenhuakuii:
- the ftsA gene encoding cell division protein FtsA, whose protein sequence is MAHEKIVVGVDIGSTKITVVAAQGAASGSRQNNIEILGFSEVPVPKGAVVNGAVENIKQVGTAVREALAEASSRSDLDIAVVNVSFGGTQVKVSQHNDGVIRPSASSGEEVTQRDVDQLVDDMYRAKIEPNYDVLHVLPMEFVVDNSMNVREPVGRTGIKLGGNFLIISANSQSVLRTKKSLADADHNLKCDKMVFAPLATSLAVLTDNETKAGIALVDIGDHTTDLVIYHDSIVRHIATFPIGGRHITNDLATGCGIQVENAERLKQEYGVAIAADVPLNIEILVNFLAGRAPKQVLKKNVALIIEERLKEIAAMVYAEIIKSGYLDKLIGGIVLTGGSANIDEIEKLFEKVTNMSVRVGYPENLERTAKADAVSNSSYSTAIGLAWAGLRNIDPRVKSVCKPTTSFNTGTVVQREKVKEIPPKEEPGKKVGTFWDSFNSIIRKKDDGLSDY, encoded by the coding sequence ATGGCACACGAAAAAATTGTAGTAGGCGTAGATATTGGGAGCACGAAAATTACCGTGGTTGCTGCACAGGGAGCCGCGTCGGGCTCTCGTCAAAACAATATTGAAATTTTAGGTTTTAGCGAAGTCCCTGTTCCCAAAGGTGCAGTTGTAAACGGAGCCGTTGAAAATATAAAACAAGTTGGGACCGCAGTTCGTGAAGCACTCGCGGAAGCATCTTCCCGCTCGGACCTGGACATTGCGGTGGTGAATGTTAGTTTTGGCGGCACGCAGGTAAAGGTAAGTCAGCATAATGATGGCGTGATCCGGCCTTCGGCGTCTTCCGGCGAAGAGGTAACGCAAAGAGATGTGGATCAGCTTGTTGACGATATGTACAGGGCTAAAATCGAGCCTAATTACGACGTTCTGCATGTTTTACCCATGGAGTTTGTGGTTGACAACTCTATGAATGTGCGTGAGCCAGTAGGCAGGACGGGTATTAAACTGGGCGGTAACTTCCTGATTATCTCGGCAAACAGTCAGTCTGTTCTGCGTACGAAAAAGAGTCTGGCAGATGCAGACCATAATTTGAAATGCGACAAGATGGTTTTTGCGCCGTTGGCTACCAGTCTTGCGGTTTTAACAGACAATGAAACAAAAGCCGGCATTGCGCTGGTGGATATCGGGGACCATACGACGGACCTGGTAATATATCATGATAGCATTGTACGCCACATTGCTACTTTCCCGATTGGCGGCAGGCATATTACGAATGACCTCGCAACAGGTTGCGGCATTCAGGTTGAGAATGCAGAACGATTGAAACAGGAATACGGCGTAGCTATTGCTGCCGACGTTCCGTTAAACATTGAAATCCTGGTTAACTTCCTGGCCGGACGTGCTCCAAAGCAGGTTTTAAAGAAAAATGTAGCATTGATCATTGAAGAGCGATTGAAGGAGATCGCAGCGATGGTTTATGCAGAAATTATCAAATCAGGATATCTGGATAAGCTTATCGGTGGAATAGTGCTCACCGGCGGGTCTGCGAATATTGATGAGATTGAAAAACTCTTTGAGAAAGTAACAAACATGTCAGTCCGGGTGGGTTATCCCGAAAACCTGGAAAGAACCGCCAAAGCAGATGCGGTCAGCAATTCTTCATACAGCACAGCGATCGGTCTGGCCTGGGCCGGACTTCGTAATATAGATCCCCGGGTAAAATCGGTCTGCAAGCCTACGACTTCATTTAACACAGGCACTGTTGTGCAGCGTGAGAAAGTAAAGGAAATTCCGCCTAAGGAAGAGCCGGGTAAGAAAGTCGGGACTTTTTGGGATAGCTTTAACAGCATTATCCGCAAAAAAGATGATGGTCTGAGTGACTATTGA
- the ftsZ gene encoding cell division protein FtsZ, whose protein sequence is MNKSLLQSLDQDYIVNEIIKDQPTGEHQAEPAIIKVIGVGGGGSNAVNYMFERKIKDVEFAVCNTDRQALANSPVPVKIQLGATLTQGLGAGTDATKGKEAALETIEEIKSLLGGSTQMVFITAGMGGGTGTGAAPVIAQLAKEMGKLTVAVVTAPYTWEGLDKKEQALEGIEQLKEFSDTVLVVLNDKLEELYEDMTLTQAFAEADGILLNAVKSISEIITTNGNINTDFKDVEKVLKNAGQSVMGTSEATGADRASMAIKEALDSPLLNDRDIRGAKRILVTLATSKKKEATMKEQREIWRYVLSQVGGEARMFKLGTITDDSLGDKLRVTIVAAGFDSIESPIPGIELRNGVKSKTPDAKPVIEEIKAPEYETELVVTSELEESTPTGPIDLIIDREIVPSGFAQLPITDVEGNSDWDNEEIGKLDVMIASFKDGLVKFGDLEGPAFRRSRVELWKRPTVPATEMEQHWLK, encoded by the coding sequence ATGAATAAAAGCTTGTTGCAATCTTTAGACCAGGACTACATTGTGAACGAAATAATTAAAGACCAGCCCACCGGCGAACACCAGGCAGAGCCAGCCATTATCAAGGTGATCGGTGTTGGAGGTGGAGGAAGCAATGCGGTCAACTACATGTTTGAGAGAAAGATCAAGGATGTAGAATTTGCAGTGTGTAATACCGACCGCCAGGCGCTTGCTAACAGCCCGGTGCCCGTAAAAATCCAGCTTGGTGCAACATTAACGCAAGGCTTGGGAGCCGGAACGGATGCTACCAAAGGCAAGGAAGCTGCGTTGGAAACGATTGAAGAAATTAAAAGCCTGCTCGGCGGATCAACCCAAATGGTGTTTATCACAGCGGGTATGGGTGGTGGAACAGGAACAGGCGCCGCACCGGTGATTGCACAGCTTGCAAAGGAAATGGGCAAGCTTACAGTGGCGGTAGTAACTGCGCCTTACACCTGGGAAGGACTTGATAAAAAGGAACAGGCACTCGAAGGGATTGAGCAATTAAAGGAGTTCAGTGACACGGTGCTGGTGGTTTTGAATGACAAGCTGGAAGAGCTTTATGAGGACATGACCCTGACACAGGCATTCGCCGAGGCAGACGGCATTCTTCTTAATGCTGTAAAAAGTATTTCTGAGATCATCACGACAAACGGAAATATCAACACGGATTTTAAAGATGTTGAGAAAGTCCTTAAGAATGCAGGCCAGTCGGTAATGGGAACCTCTGAGGCGACCGGAGCTGATCGTGCTTCGATGGCCATTAAGGAAGCGCTGGATTCGCCGCTTTTAAATGACAGGGATATCCGCGGAGCAAAACGCATCCTGGTAACGCTTGCTACAAGCAAGAAAAAGGAAGCGACCATGAAGGAGCAGCGCGAAATCTGGCGTTATGTGCTTTCACAAGTGGGTGGAGAAGCGCGGATGTTCAAGCTGGGAACCATTACAGATGATTCTTTGGGTGATAAATTACGCGTGACGATTGTTGCAGCAGGATTTGATAGCATAGAGTCACCTATCCCGGGAATTGAGCTTAGAAACGGCGTTAAATCCAAAACACCGGATGCCAAGCCTGTTATAGAAGAAATTAAAGCGCCCGAATACGAAACAGAACTGGTCGTGACGAGCGAGCTGGAAGAAAGCACGCCAACCGGCCCGATCGATCTGATCATCGACCGTGAAATTGTACCAAGCGGATTTGCTCAGTTGCCGATCACAGATGTTGAAGGCAATAGTGACTGGGACAATGAAGAAATTGGAAAACTGGATGTAATGATCGCTTCGTTCAAAGACGGCCTGGTTAAATTCGGGGATCTCGAAGGCCCCGCGTTCCGCCGGAGCCGCGTGGAGCTCTGGAAACGCCCCACAGTTCCAGCGACCGAAATGGAGCAGCACTGGTTGAAATAA
- a CDS encoding DUF3078 domain-containing protein, whose translation MSGTFSRYFFIFLVFLITLPGLAQTVDLSNPLNAGKLKVPGDTAWKKIEFGANLNQGSFSSNWTGGGVNSIALGLFFNALNEKIKGKNAWRNDFQSQYGIVRNKGQQSRKNVDRIFFDTKYNRSIGSKWSLFANVNFLSQFGDGYNYSAAPDSTDAKKKVSGIFSPAYVTEAIGIEFRPASYFFIDFAPGALRQTIVLDKNLYVNTPDQNNYGVPIGKSFRTEAALIQIVANFDKDIAKDVNLKFRYLMFSSFKRPGNIDNRLDAMLTAKINKYVNVNLGAIMLYDDDQSNKVQFAQALSIGFLYSF comes from the coding sequence TAACACTTCCCGGTTTAGCACAAACCGTAGACCTTAGTAATCCGCTTAATGCAGGAAAACTAAAGGTTCCTGGTGATACGGCGTGGAAAAAAATTGAATTCGGAGCTAATCTGAATCAGGGCTCTTTCAGTTCAAACTGGACCGGTGGTGGTGTTAATTCTATTGCATTAGGCTTGTTTTTCAATGCCCTTAATGAGAAGATTAAAGGGAAAAATGCCTGGCGGAATGACTTTCAATCGCAATATGGGATTGTAAGGAATAAAGGCCAGCAAAGCCGCAAGAATGTTGACCGCATATTTTTTGATACGAAATATAATAGGTCCATCGGTTCAAAGTGGAGCCTTTTTGCCAATGTTAACTTCCTCTCGCAATTTGGGGACGGATATAATTATTCCGCTGCGCCCGATTCCACGGATGCTAAAAAGAAGGTTTCCGGAATATTTTCTCCGGCATATGTGACAGAAGCCATCGGTATAGAATTTCGTCCTGCGTCTTATTTCTTTATTGATTTCGCGCCGGGCGCACTACGGCAGACCATCGTGCTGGATAAAAATCTGTACGTCAACACACCCGACCAGAATAATTATGGAGTGCCCATTGGAAAAAGTTTCAGGACCGAGGCTGCTTTGATACAAATCGTCGCGAACTTTGACAAAGACATTGCCAAGGACGTGAATTTAAAATTCAGATATCTGATGTTTTCCAGCTTCAAAAGACCTGGTAACATTGATAACCGGCTGGACGCAATGCTGACAGCGAAAATAAACAAGTATGTGAATGTTAACTTGGGAGCCATTATGCTTTATGATGACGACCAAAGCAACAAAGTGCAGTTTGCCCAGGCTTTAAGCATCGGATTTTTATACTCATTTTAA
- the mscL gene encoding large-conductance mechanosensitive channel protein MscL translates to MLQEFKIFIAKGNVLDLAVGVVIGAAFGKITTSLVEDIINPILGLIIGGVDFTQLKIVLKEAVGDTPEVAVKYGNFIQVLIQFIIIAWVIFMIVKLANRLRISESLVKKE, encoded by the coding sequence ATGCTCCAGGAGTTCAAAATTTTTATTGCTAAGGGAAATGTCCTTGATCTGGCCGTCGGTGTGGTCATTGGTGCTGCATTTGGAAAGATCACGACTTCCCTGGTCGAAGACATTATCAACCCGATTTTGGGTCTGATCATCGGCGGAGTGGATTTCACTCAGTTGAAAATCGTGTTAAAAGAAGCCGTGGGCGATACGCCCGAGGTGGCCGTTAAATACGGTAATTTCATCCAGGTTCTGATCCAGTTTATCATCATTGCATGGGTGATTTTCATGATCGTAAAACTCGCCAACAGGCTCAGGATTTCGGAGTCACTGGTCAAAAAAGAGTAG
- the murD gene encoding UDP-N-acetylmuramoyl-L-alanine--D-glutamate ligase encodes MQKKVVILGGGESGTGAAILAKSKGFDVFLSDRGQLNQKYIDVLDREQIPFEQGMHSESRVLESDLVIKSPGIPDTVALIVALKEKGIPVISEIEFASRYTNAKIIAITGSNGKTTTTLLTYHLLKNAGLNVGLAGNIGDSFAWQVAEKEFDYYVLEISSFQLDNIEKFHPQIAVLLNITPDHLDRYGYDFQNYINSKFNIVQNQTAEDHLIFFKDSEVIAAELSKHNIDSHQIKVSLAHKPAEGAFLHEGKLISNVANGSFEQVFDELPIKGPHNAINAMSAIAVAQLVGVSSEKISEGLKSFTNAPHRLELVEVINGVTYINDSKATNVDSVFYALGSFEKPIILIAGGVDKGNDYSQIEALVRNKVKGLVVLSKDSEKLERYFSGITPQIYITQDVQDAVNKAQQWSVSGDIVLLSPACASFDLFKNYEDRGEKFKTAVRNLTIHNN; translated from the coding sequence GTGCAAAAAAAGGTCGTTATTTTGGGTGGGGGAGAAAGTGGCACCGGCGCTGCAATCCTTGCCAAATCAAAAGGTTTTGACGTGTTTTTATCAGATCGTGGCCAATTGAACCAAAAATACATTGACGTCCTTGACCGCGAGCAGATTCCGTTTGAACAGGGAATGCATTCAGAATCAAGGGTTCTCGAAAGTGACCTCGTTATCAAAAGTCCCGGCATTCCCGATACGGTCGCGCTGATCGTTGCATTGAAGGAAAAAGGAATTCCTGTTATCTCGGAAATCGAGTTTGCTTCCCGCTATACCAATGCTAAGATAATCGCCATCACCGGCAGCAACGGTAAAACCACCACCACGCTGCTTACCTATCACCTTCTAAAAAATGCGGGACTCAATGTTGGCCTTGCGGGTAACATTGGAGACAGTTTTGCGTGGCAGGTTGCTGAAAAGGAATTCGATTATTATGTGCTGGAAATCAGTAGTTTTCAGTTAGATAATATTGAAAAGTTTCATCCGCAGATCGCTGTTCTGCTAAACATTACGCCCGATCACCTGGATCGGTATGGCTATGATTTTCAGAACTATATCAACTCAAAATTCAACATTGTCCAAAATCAGACTGCGGAAGATCATCTGATCTTTTTTAAAGATAGTGAGGTGATCGCGGCCGAGCTTTCCAAACACAACATTGATTCTCATCAGATCAAGGTATCGCTTGCCCATAAACCTGCGGAAGGCGCTTTCCTGCATGAAGGAAAATTGATTTCAAATGTTGCCAACGGCTCATTTGAACAGGTTTTTGATGAATTACCCATTAAAGGCCCACATAATGCAATCAATGCAATGTCCGCAATTGCCGTTGCGCAGCTCGTTGGCGTTAGTTCCGAGAAGATTTCAGAGGGCTTGAAATCCTTTACTAATGCGCCGCACAGGCTTGAACTAGTGGAAGTTATCAATGGTGTGACTTATATTAATGATTCAAAAGCAACCAATGTTGATTCTGTATTTTACGCATTGGGCAGTTTTGAAAAACCGATCATTTTAATTGCTGGCGGAGTGGACAAAGGCAATGATTATAGCCAGATAGAAGCGCTTGTACGTAATAAAGTGAAGGGTTTAGTAGTTCTTAGTAAAGATTCCGAAAAGTTGGAAAGATACTTTTCCGGAATTACTCCTCAAATATACATAACCCAGGACGTCCAGGATGCGGTAAATAAAGCGCAGCAGTGGAGTGTTTCAGGGGATATCGTACTTCTTTCTCCCGCCTGCGCAAGTTTTGATTTATTCAAAAATTACGAGGACCGGGGTGAAAAATTTAAAACTGCTGTAAGAAATCTTACCATTCATAATAACTAA
- the murC gene encoding UDP-N-acetylmuramate--L-alanine ligase: MTNWKYIYFVGIGGIGMSALARWFKANGFNVAGYDKTMTTLVQKLQDEDITVTLEDEIGTIPAEFAANPDETLVIYTPAVPVQHKQMIYFRDNNFLILKRSQVLGLLTKNLRTIGVAGTHGKTTTSSLVAHILRHAKVNSTAFLGGITQNYGTNLLLNEPTDNLEEIFCVVEADEFDRSFLTLFPEIAIVTSTDADHLDIYGKHENVLESFRDYVSQIDDNGVLFMREGLELASSTKATVLTYSLNSGDYHSANIHIENARFVFDLIHPDGTIEGIAMKIPGYHNIENSVAASAVALHVGVDPEKIKEALENYGGVKRRFEYQLEEDGHIYIDDYAHHPTEIEAFLSSVKGLYPGRHVTAIFQPHLFTRTRDFADGFAESLSVADRLLLLEIYPAREQPIEGVNSGMLMEKITAKEKQLITKDKVLNVLADLNTDIVVTIGAGDIDTLVEPIRNLLKNSIVNN, translated from the coding sequence ATGACAAATTGGAAATACATATATTTTGTTGGAATCGGCGGAATTGGCATGAGCGCATTGGCAAGATGGTTTAAGGCCAATGGTTTCAATGTGGCAGGTTATGACAAGACAATGACAACATTAGTCCAAAAGCTCCAAGATGAGGACATTACCGTAACGCTTGAAGATGAAATCGGCACTATTCCAGCCGAATTCGCGGCAAATCCTGATGAAACGCTTGTGATCTACACGCCGGCAGTTCCGGTTCAGCATAAGCAAATGATCTATTTCCGGGATAATAACTTCCTGATTTTAAAGCGTTCGCAGGTTTTAGGATTGTTAACCAAAAATCTGAGGACAATTGGCGTTGCCGGAACGCACGGAAAAACAACAACTTCTTCGCTGGTAGCACACATATTGCGCCATGCGAAGGTAAACAGCACCGCGTTTCTTGGGGGAATCACTCAAAATTATGGGACAAATCTCCTCCTCAATGAGCCAACAGACAACCTGGAAGAAATTTTTTGTGTAGTTGAAGCCGACGAATTTGACAGGTCATTTCTGACATTATTTCCTGAAATCGCCATTGTTACTTCCACTGACGCGGATCATCTGGACATTTATGGAAAGCATGAAAATGTGCTCGAATCGTTCCGGGATTATGTAAGCCAGATTGACGACAATGGCGTGCTTTTTATGCGTGAAGGATTGGAGCTGGCTTCATCGACAAAAGCGACAGTGCTGACCTATTCGCTCAATTCAGGAGATTATCATTCGGCAAACATTCATATTGAAAACGCGCGTTTTGTTTTTGACCTCATCCATCCTGACGGCACGATCGAAGGAATTGCGATGAAGATCCCGGGTTACCATAACATTGAAAATTCAGTTGCAGCCAGCGCGGTGGCTTTGCATGTGGGTGTGGATCCGGAAAAAATCAAAGAAGCACTCGAAAATTATGGCGGCGTAAAACGGCGCTTCGAATATCAGCTTGAAGAGGATGGACACATTTACATTGACGATTACGCGCACCATCCGACGGAAATCGAAGCGTTTCTTTCATCTGTAAAGGGCCTGTATCCGGGAAGACATGTAACGGCAATTTTCCAGCCGCACCTGTTCACCCGCACACGCGATTTTGCGGACGGATTTGCCGAGAGCCTCTCGGTGGCCGATCGGCTTCTCCTGCTGGAAATTTATCCGGCGAGGGAGCAGCCTATAGAAGGAGTGAATTCGGGAATGCTGATGGAAAAGATCACTGCAAAGGAGAAACAACTTATCACTAAAGATAAAGTTTTGAACGTTTTAGCTGATTTAAATACGGATATTGTGGTGACAATAGGGGCCGGAGACATTGATACATTGGTTGAACCGATCAGGAACTTGCTGAAAAATTCAATTGTGAATAATTAG
- a CDS encoding FtsW/RodA/SpoVE family cell cycle protein encodes MDFLLKSREDTQAWFSKNLKGDPWIWGICIVMLMWSIVVVYSASVKDAYSQMDGNTEYYLYKHVLLCFLSLMVMYFVHRIPYIKFVYVTRLAVWSSILLLIFTMFFGTSVNDAARWIEIPVIGQRFQPSEWAKVALIAHLSLILARHIKGGWNTRELFTEPLALVGIVCGLIFTSNVSTAVMLAGICFLLMFVGKVPLHYLFFTALGLVFFATIAILLNSTQRSGTAQNRISAFFDKDIVVYQSQQSYMAMARGGLYGEGVAKSRQRRFLPEPQKDFIFAVAVEEYGTLGGTILIILYLILLYRGLKAIEATKRPFGGLLSAGLTFIVVSQAFSAMAVTVGLVPVTGQTLPFFSQGGTSLLFTGIAMGMILSVSRGETVEEKKI; translated from the coding sequence ATGGATTTCTTGCTCAAATCAAGAGAAGACACGCAAGCATGGTTCAGCAAAAATCTGAAAGGTGATCCCTGGATCTGGGGCATCTGCATTGTAATGCTGATGTGGAGCATTGTGGTGGTGTATAGCGCAAGTGTTAAGGACGCGTACAGCCAGATGGACGGAAACACCGAATACTATCTTTACAAACACGTCCTGTTGTGCTTTCTGTCGCTGATGGTCATGTATTTCGTCCATCGCATTCCCTATATCAAATTCGTTTACGTTACCCGGCTCGCGGTTTGGAGTTCGATATTACTTTTGATTTTCACAATGTTCTTCGGGACGTCGGTGAATGATGCAGCCCGCTGGATAGAAATTCCGGTCATAGGCCAGCGTTTTCAACCTTCGGAATGGGCGAAGGTGGCTTTGATTGCGCATTTATCATTGATCCTGGCCAGGCACATTAAAGGCGGCTGGAACACCAGAGAGCTTTTTACAGAGCCGCTGGCATTGGTAGGGATCGTTTGCGGACTGATTTTTACTAGCAATGTTTCTACGGCAGTAATGCTGGCGGGCATTTGCTTTCTTTTAATGTTTGTAGGCAAAGTCCCGCTGCATTATCTGTTTTTCACGGCATTAGGCCTCGTTTTCTTCGCAACCATCGCCATTTTACTTAATTCAACACAACGATCTGGAACAGCCCAAAACCGGATTTCTGCGTTTTTTGACAAAGACATTGTTGTATATCAATCCCAGCAATCCTACATGGCCATGGCCCGCGGCGGATTGTATGGAGAAGGCGTAGCAAAAAGCCGCCAGCGCCGCTTCCTGCCAGAGCCTCAGAAAGATTTCATTTTTGCTGTTGCCGTGGAAGAATACGGCACATTGGGCGGCACCATTCTGATTATTCTTTATCTCATTCTTTTATACCGGGGCTTAAAGGCCATTGAAGCGACCAAACGCCCGTTCGGCGGGTTGCTTTCCGCCGGTTTAACATTCATTGTCGTTAGCCAGGCATTCTCGGCTATGGCCGTAACAGTCGGACTGGTGCCGGTTACAGGGCAAACATTACCATTTTTTAGTCAGGGCGGAACGTCTTTGCTCTTCACCGGCATCGCAATGGGCATGATCCTGAGCGTAAGCCGCGGGGAAACAGTAGAAGAGAAAAAGATTTAA
- a CDS encoding NADPH-dependent FMN reductase, which produces MTTTSSPIVIIVGTNRPNSMSRKIADYYQEIFNKLNVPSTILDLINLPHDFTVSAMYENSGKNSDFNNLKSLLEQTDKFIFIVPEYNGSYPGVLKAFIDGLPYPNSFTNKKAALVGLSSNMQGAALALSHLNDVFSYLGMNTLALRVKLGQIRSHYHDNVISNALYKELLELQAGQMIHF; this is translated from the coding sequence ATGACAACAACTTCTTCTCCTATCGTGATCATTGTAGGCACTAACAGGCCCAACTCCATGTCACGAAAAATAGCGGACTATTATCAGGAAATATTCAATAAGCTCAATGTTCCCAGTACAATCCTTGATCTGATAAACCTGCCGCATGATTTCACCGTGTCGGCGATGTACGAAAATTCAGGGAAAAACTCAGATTTTAATAATCTCAAATCCCTGCTGGAACAAACGGACAAATTTATCTTTATCGTTCCCGAGTACAATGGTTCCTATCCCGGCGTTCTCAAAGCGTTTATCGACGGGCTGCCTTATCCCAACAGCTTTACCAATAAGAAGGCCGCACTGGTGGGCTTATCTTCCAATATGCAAGGAGCTGCATTAGCATTGAGCCATCTGAATGATGTATTCAGTTATCTGGGCATGAACACATTGGCATTACGGGTGAAGTTAGGGCAGATCCGCTCACATTATCATGACAATGTAATATCAAATGCGTTGTACAAAGAACTACTGGAACTTCAAGCCGGGCAAATGATCCATTTCTAA
- a CDS encoding cell division protein FtsQ/DivIB, with protein sequence MAENKLGNQRCTNLVISIEGDSGARFLNQMDVRMLVTENGADPLLGSRLSDVALNDLEHRVRRNKLIRKCQVYRDLKGNVVVEVEQERPLARWINTSENGEMRNSSGYYISDEGVFFPLSDSYSARTLLVSGSFFNDPEKLKTTKGASLMELLRFLNADPFWKAQVAQLDADKDGEIHMMTVLGDQRIEFGSAENYESKFDKLKMFYNKILSQDWSRYKKISIKFQNQIVCE encoded by the coding sequence ATGGCAGAAAATAAGCTTGGTAATCAGCGTTGTACAAATCTTGTGATATCCATTGAAGGAGATTCGGGAGCAAGGTTCCTTAATCAGATGGATGTACGCATGCTGGTAACTGAAAATGGAGCAGATCCGCTGTTAGGCAGCAGGTTAAGTGACGTTGCACTCAATGATTTAGAGCATCGGGTGCGCAGGAACAAACTGATCAGGAAGTGTCAGGTTTATCGTGACTTGAAAGGGAATGTGGTGGTAGAAGTGGAGCAGGAACGGCCGCTGGCAAGATGGATCAACACTTCTGAAAATGGCGAAATGCGCAATTCATCTGGTTACTATATCAGTGATGAAGGCGTTTTTTTTCCGTTATCGGATAGTTATTCGGCCAGGACATTGCTGGTTTCCGGTTCATTTTTCAATGATCCTGAAAAATTAAAGACAACCAAGGGGGCTTCATTGATGGAGCTTTTGCGCTTTTTAAATGCGGATCCCTTTTGGAAAGCACAGGTAGCACAGCTGGACGCTGACAAAGATGGTGAAATTCATATGATGACGGTCCTGGGTGACCAGCGCATTGAGTTTGGATCGGCAGAAAATTATGAATCCAAATTCGATAAGCTCAAAATGTTCTATAACAAGATATTGAGCCAGGACTGGAGCAGGTATAAAAAAATTAGTATTAAGTTTCAGAATCAAATAGTTTGTGAATAA
- the murG gene encoding undecaprenyldiphospho-muramoylpentapeptide beta-N-acetylglucosaminyltransferase, with protein MSKKVIISGGGTGGHIYPAIAIANALQKRDPDLEVLFVGALGKMEMEKVPRAGYEIVGLPIAGLKRSLSLDNLLVPFKLLNSLSKAKRIIQDFKPDVAVGVGGFASGPLLMMASLAGIPTLIQEQNSYAGITNKFLSKKAKKICVAYPGMEAFFPAEKIALLGNPVRSDIVDVSARNKEALVEFGLDGGHKTLFVMGGSLGARSINESINAGLPQLLEAGYQVLWQTGRSYIDTAKQTIAGLGTDKIKAFDFIYTMDLAYAVADVVISRAGALSVSELCLAAKPAILVPFPAAAEDHQTKNALTLVEQDAALMIKDSETMEKLVPQALQLLKDIAKQDGLKLNIRKLARPNAADDIAAEVFKLIK; from the coding sequence ATGTCAAAAAAGGTCATTATCAGCGGCGGCGGCACGGGCGGACACATTTATCCGGCCATTGCAATAGCCAATGCGTTACAAAAGAGAGATCCGGATCTCGAAGTGCTTTTTGTGGGAGCTTTGGGAAAAATGGAAATGGAAAAAGTGCCGCGTGCGGGTTACGAAATCGTTGGTTTACCCATTGCAGGTCTGAAGAGATCCTTGTCTCTGGATAATCTCCTGGTTCCGTTCAAACTTTTAAACAGCCTGTCCAAAGCAAAGCGCATTATTCAGGATTTTAAACCCGATGTTGCGGTAGGAGTGGGCGGTTTTGCGAGTGGTCCTCTGCTCATGATGGCGTCTCTGGCGGGCATCCCAACATTGATCCAGGAGCAGAATTCTTATGCAGGCATTACCAATAAGTTTTTAAGTAAAAAAGCGAAGAAAATCTGTGTGGCATATCCCGGCATGGAGGCCTTTTTCCCTGCTGAGAAGATCGCGCTGCTAGGCAATCCGGTAAGGAGTGACATTGTGGATGTTTCTGCCAGAAATAAGGAGGCGCTGGTCGAATTCGGTCTGGATGGTGGGCATAAGACCTTGTTTGTCATGGGCGGAAGCCTTGGCGCCAGATCTATTAATGAGAGTATAAATGCAGGCTTGCCTCAATTATTAGAAGCCGGTTATCAGGTTTTGTGGCAAACGGGAAGAAGTTACATTGATACGGCCAAGCAAACCATTGCAGGCCTTGGAACAGATAAGATAAAAGCTTTCGATTTCATATATACAATGGATCTGGCCTATGCGGTTGCCGATGTCGTGATTTCCAGAGCAGGCGCATTGTCTGTTTCTGAGCTATGTCTGGCTGCTAAACCGGCTATTCTGGTGCCATTTCCGGCCGCGGCCGAGGACCATCAGACGAAGAATGCATTGACATTGGTGGAGCAGGATGCGGCATTAATGATCAAAGATTCAGAAACAATGGAAAAGCTTGTCCCTCAGGCACTTCAATTGTTAAAGGATATTGCAAAACAGGACGGGTTGAAGCTAAACATCAGGAAGCTGGCCCGGCCCAATGCTGCTGACGACATTGCAGCGGAAGTTTTTAAATTAATTAAGTAA